ACGCCCGTCATCGACAAGGGCTTCTACATACTGATGGGCAACAACGTGCTGCTCTACAAGCTGCTGGAACAGGGGCGGCGCGAGGAATTCCGCAACGCGCTCGCGTGGTGGCTCGCGGCAACCAAGGCGTACACCGCCAAGCTCGTCAATCCCGGGGGCGATGAGGCTTGGAAGGGCCGGCGCAATGCCAATATCACCAGCCTGGACGAGAAGATCGAGTCCTTCGAGCTGACCCCGCGACGGGTGATCGGGGCGCTCATCGAGGCGGTAGACGAGCTGGGATTACCGCACCCGGCGCACATTCACTGCAACAACCTCGGGCATTCCGGCAACTACGCCACTACCCTGGAGACCATGCGCATTGCCGAGGGGCATCGCGCTCACATCGCGCATATCCAATTCCACAGCTACGGCGAGGTGCCCGGCAAGTCCAGCCACAACCCGACTTCGCGGGCGAAGGAGATCGCGGAATACGTCAACACGCACCCGAACATCAGCGCCGACGTGGGCCAGGTGATGTTCGGCAAGGCGACGATCATGACGGCGGACGCGCCGCTCGCCTACATGCTTTCGCGCTATGCCGGTGGCAAATGGGTGAATGCCGACACCGAGCACGAATCCAGCTGCGGCATCCTTCCCTTCGCCTACCAGGACCGGGTGTATACCCATGCCCTGCAATGGGCGATCGGGCTCGAATTGTTCCTGCTCTCGAAAGATCCCTGGCGAATGGTGTTCTCCACCGACCATCCCAACGGCGGCTCGTTCATGACCTATCCGCGGCTCATCCGCCTGCTGATGGATCGGGAATTCCGTAAGGAGGAGATGCGCAAGATCAATCCGAGGGCGTTGCGGCAGACGGCGCTCGCCGATGGCCTGGACCGCGAGTACACGCTCCAGGAGATCGCTATCATCACCCGCGCAGGCCCGGCCCGGCTGCTGGGCCTGGCGAACAAGGGGCATCTCGGGCCGGGGGCGGACGCCGACATCACGATCTACGACGAGCACGAGGACAAGGAGCGCATGTTCGGGGCGCCGCGCTACGTCATCAAGGACGGGCAGGTGGTCGTCGA
This is a stretch of genomic DNA from Burkholderiales bacterium. It encodes these proteins:
- a CDS encoding formylmethanofuran dehydrogenase subunit A, encoding MLHIANGRVYDPANGVDGEVRDVYVANGKIVSDVPPAARRIDAKGLVIMPGGVDMHCHIAGPKVNLARKLQPEDHRYDVHPRTAFTRSGVGGTVPSTFATGYRYALLGYTTAMEAAVPPIGARHTLEEFHDTPVIDKGFYILMGNNVLLYKLLEQGRREEFRNALAWWLAATKAYTAKLVNPGGDEAWKGRRNANITSLDEKIESFELTPRRVIGALIEAVDELGLPHPAHIHCNNLGHSGNYATTLETMRIAEGHRAHIAHIQFHSYGEVPGKSSHNPTSRAKEIAEYVNTHPNISADVGQVMFGKATIMTADAPLAYMLSRYAGGKWVNADTEHESSCGILPFAYQDRVYTHALQWAIGLELFLLSKDPWRMVFSTDHPNGGSFMTYPRLIRLLMDREFRKEEMRKINPRALRQTALADGLDREYTLQEIAIITRAGPARLLGLANKGHLGPGADADITIYDEHEDKERMFGAPRYVIKDGQVVVEDHEFRAEHQGRILHVSPDYDPQIVEVIRPFFDDYYSIRFNNYAVDDSYLGKHEVIPTAAQRAQAT